Proteins from one Escherichia coli genomic window:
- the tdk gene encoding thymidine kinase: MAQLYFYYSAMNAGKSTALLQSSYNYQERGMRTVVYTAEIDDRFGAGKVSSRIGLSSPAKLFNQNSSLFDEIRAEHEQQAIHCVLVDECQFLTRQQVYELSEVVDQLDIPVLCYGLRTDFRGELFIGSQYLLAWSDKLVELKTICFCGRKASMVLRLDQAGRPYNEGEQVVIGGNERYVSVCRKHYKEALEVGSLTAIQERHRHD, from the coding sequence ATGGCACAGCTATATTTCTACTATTCCGCAATGAATGCGGGTAAGTCTACAGCATTGTTGCAATCTTCATACAATTACCAGGAACGCGGCATGCGCACTGTCGTATATACGGCAGAAATTGATGATCGCTTTGGTGCCGGGAAAGTCAGCTCGCGTATAGGTTTGTCATCGCCTGCAAAATTATTTAACCAAAATTCATCATTATTTGATGAGATTCGTGCGGAACATGAACAGCAGGCAATTCATTGCGTACTGGTTGATGAATGCCAGTTTTTAACCAGACAACAAGTATATGAATTATCGGAGGTTGTAGATCAACTCGATATACCCGTACTTTGTTATGGTTTACGTACCGATTTTCGAGGTGAATTATTTATTGGCAGCCAATACTTACTGGCATGGTCCGACAAACTGGTTGAATTAAAAACCATCTGTTTTTGTGGCCGTAAAGCAAGCATGGTGCTGCGTCTTGATCAAGCAGGCAGACCTTATAACGAAGGTGAGCAGGTGGTTATTGGTGGTAATGAACGCTACGTTTCTGTATGCCGCAAACACTATAAAGAGGCGTTAGAAGTCGGCTCATTAACGGCTATTCAGGAAAGGCATCGCCACGATTAA
- the adhE gene encoding bifunctional acetaldehyde-CoA/alcohol dehydrogenase, whose translation MAVTNVAELNALVERVKKAQREYASFTQEQVDKIFRAAALAAADARIPLAKMAVAESGMGIVEDKVIKNHFASEYIYNAYKDEKTCGVLSEDDTFGTITIAEPIGIICGIVPTTNPTSTAIFKSLISLKTRNAIIFSPHPRAKDATNKAADIVLQAAIAAGAPKDLIGWIDQPSVELSNALMHHPDINLILATGGPGMVKAAYSSGKPAIGVGAGNTPVVIDETADIKRAVASVLMSKTFDNGVICASEQSVVVVDSVYDAVRERFATHGGYILQGKELKAVQDVILKNGALNAAIVGQPAYKIAELAGFSVPENTKILIGEVTVVDESEPFAHEKLSPTLAMYRAKDFEDAVEKAEKLVAMGGIGHTSCLYTDQDNQPARVAYFGQKMKTARILINTPASQGGIGDLYNFKLAPSLTLGCGSWGGNSISENVGPKHLINKKTVAKRAENMLWHKLPKSIYFRRGSLPIALDEVITDGHKRALIVTDRFLFNNGYADQITSVLKAAGVETEVFFEVEADPTLSIVRKGAELANSFKPDVIIALGGGSPMDAAKIMWVMYEHPETHFEELALRFMDIRKRIYKFPKMGVKAKMIAVTTTSGTGSEVTPFAVVTDDATGQKYPLADYALTPDMAIVDANLVMDMPKSLCAFGGLDAVTHAMEAYVSVLASEFSDGQALQALKLLKEYLPASYHEGSKNPVARERVHSAATIAGIAFANAFLGVCHSMAHKLGSQFHIPHGLANALLICNVIRYNANDNPTKQTAFSQYDRPQARRRYAEIADHLGLSAPGDRTAAKIEKLLAWLETLKAELGIPKSIREAGVQEADFLANVDKLSEDAFDDQCTGANPRYPLISELKQILLDTYYGRDYVEGETAAKKEAAPAKAEKKAKKSA comes from the coding sequence ATGGCTGTTACTAATGTCGCTGAACTTAACGCACTCGTAGAGCGTGTAAAAAAAGCCCAGCGTGAATATGCCAGTTTCACTCAAGAGCAAGTAGACAAAATCTTCCGCGCCGCCGCCCTGGCAGCTGCAGATGCTCGAATCCCACTCGCGAAAATGGCCGTTGCCGAATCCGGCATGGGTATCGTCGAAGATAAAGTAATCAAAAACCACTTTGCTTCTGAATATATCTACAACGCCTATAAAGATGAAAAAACCTGTGGTGTTCTGTCTGAAGACGACACTTTTGGTACCATCACTATCGCTGAACCAATCGGTATTATTTGCGGTATCGTTCCGACTACTAACCCGACTTCAACGGCTATCTTCAAATCGCTGATCAGCTTGAAGACCCGTAACGCCATTATCTTCTCCCCGCACCCGCGTGCTAAAGATGCAACCAACAAAGCTGCAGATATTGTTCTGCAGGCTGCTATCGCTGCTGGTGCGCCGAAAGACCTGATTGGCTGGATCGATCAACCTTCTGTTGAACTGTCTAACGCGCTGATGCACCACCCAGACATCAACCTGATCCTCGCGACCGGTGGTCCGGGTATGGTTAAAGCCGCATACAGCTCCGGTAAACCAGCTATCGGCGTAGGCGCGGGTAACACTCCAGTCGTTATCGATGAAACTGCTGATATCAAACGTGCAGTTGCATCTGTACTGATGTCTAAAACCTTCGACAACGGCGTAATCTGTGCTTCTGAACAATCTGTTGTTGTAGTTGACTCTGTTTATGACGCGGTACGTGAGCGTTTCGCTACCCACGGCGGTTACATACTGCAGGGCAAAGAGCTGAAAGCAGTTCAGGACGTTATCCTGAAAAACGGCGCACTGAACGCAGCTATCGTTGGTCAGCCAGCCTATAAAATTGCTGAACTGGCAGGCTTTTCTGTACCAGAAAATACCAAGATTCTGATCGGTGAAGTGACCGTTGTTGATGAAAGCGAACCGTTCGCACATGAAAAACTGTCCCCGACTCTGGCAATGTACCGTGCTAAAGATTTCGAAGACGCGGTAGAAAAAGCAGAGAAACTGGTTGCTATGGGCGGCATCGGTCATACCTCTTGCCTGTACACTGACCAGGATAACCAACCGGCTCGCGTTGCCTACTTCGGTCAGAAAATGAAAACGGCCCGTATTCTGATCAACACCCCGGCGTCTCAGGGTGGTATCGGTGACCTGTATAACTTCAAACTCGCACCTTCCCTGACTCTGGGTTGTGGTTCCTGGGGTGGTAACTCCATCTCTGAAAACGTTGGTCCGAAACACCTGATCAACAAGAAAACCGTTGCTAAGCGAGCTGAAAACATGTTGTGGCACAAACTTCCGAAATCTATCTACTTCCGCCGTGGCTCTCTGCCAATCGCGCTGGATGAAGTGATTACTGATGGCCACAAACGTGCGCTCATCGTGACTGACCGCTTCCTGTTCAACAATGGTTATGCTGATCAGATCACTTCCGTACTGAAAGCAGCAGGCGTTGAAACTGAAGTCTTCTTCGAAGTAGAAGCTGACCCGACCCTGAGCATCGTTCGTAAAGGTGCAGAACTGGCAAACTCCTTCAAACCAGACGTGATTATCGCGCTGGGTGGTGGTTCCCCGATGGATGCCGCGAAGATCATGTGGGTCATGTACGAGCATCCAGAAACTCACTTCGAAGAACTGGCGCTGCGCTTTATGGATATCCGTAAACGTATCTACAAGTTCCCGAAAATGGGCGTGAAAGCGAAAATGATCGCTGTCACCACCACTTCTGGTACAGGTTCTGAAGTCACTCCGTTTGCGGTTGTAACTGACGACGCTACTGGTCAGAAATATCCGCTGGCAGACTATGCGCTGACCCCGGATATGGCGATTGTCGATGCCAACCTGGTTATGGACATGCCGAAGTCCCTGTGTGCTTTCGGTGGTCTGGACGCAGTAACTCACGCCATGGAAGCTTATGTTTCTGTACTGGCATCTGAGTTCTCTGATGGTCAGGCACTGCAGGCACTGAAACTGCTGAAAGAATATCTGCCAGCGTCCTACCACGAAGGATCTAAAAATCCGGTAGCGCGTGAACGTGTTCACAGTGCAGCAACTATCGCGGGTATCGCGTTTGCGAACGCCTTCCTGGGTGTATGTCACTCAATGGCGCACAAACTGGGTTCCCAGTTCCATATTCCGCACGGTCTGGCAAACGCCCTGCTGATTTGTAACGTTATTCGCTACAACGCGAATGACAACCCGACCAAGCAGACTGCATTCAGCCAGTATGACCGTCCGCAGGCTCGCCGTCGTTATGCTGAAATTGCTGACCACCTGGGTCTGAGCGCACCGGGCGACCGTACTGCTGCTAAGATCGAGAAACTGCTGGCATGGCTGGAAACGCTGAAAGCTGAACTGGGTATTCCGAAATCTATCCGTGAAGCTGGCGTTCAGGAAGCAGACTTCCTGGCGAATGTGGATAAACTGTCTGAAGATGCATTCGATGACCAGTGCACCGGCGCTAACCCGCGTTACCCACTGATCTCCGAGCTGAAACAGATTCTGCTGGATACCTACTACGGTCGTGATTATGTAGAAGGTGAAACTGCAGCGAAAAAAGAAGCCGCTCCGGCTAAAGCTGAGAAAAAAGCGAAGAAATCCGCTTAA
- the hns gene encoding histone-like nucleoid-structuring protein H-NS, whose product MSEALKILNNIRTLRAQARECTLETLEEMLEKLEVVVNERREEESAAAAEVEERTRKLQQYREMLIADGIDPNELLNSLAAVKSGTKAKRAQRPAKYSYVDENGETKTWTGQGRTPAVIKKAMDEQGKSLDDFLIKQ is encoded by the coding sequence ATGAGCGAAGCACTTAAAATTCTGAACAACATCCGTACTCTTCGTGCGCAGGCAAGAGAATGTACACTTGAAACGCTGGAAGAAATGCTGGAAAAATTAGAAGTTGTTGTTAACGAACGTCGCGAAGAAGAAAGCGCGGCTGCTGCTGAAGTTGAAGAGCGCACTCGTAAACTGCAACAATATCGCGAAATGCTGATCGCTGACGGTATTGACCCGAACGAACTGCTGAATAGCCTTGCTGCCGTTAAATCTGGCACCAAAGCTAAACGCGCTCAGCGTCCGGCAAAATACAGCTACGTTGACGAAAACGGCGAAACTAAAACCTGGACTGGCCAGGGTCGTACTCCAGCTGTAATCAAAAAAGCAATGGATGAGCAAGGTAAATCCCTCGACGATTTCCTGATCAAGCAATAA